Proteins encoded together in one Falco peregrinus isolate bFalPer1 chromosome 2, bFalPer1.pri, whole genome shotgun sequence window:
- the FLOT2 gene encoding flotillin-2 isoform X6 encodes MTEKELLAVACEQFLGKNVQDVKNVVLQTLEGHLRSILGTLTVEQIYQDRDQFAKLVREVAAPDVGRMGIEILSFTIKDVYDKVDYLSSLGKTQTAAVRRDADIGVAEAERDAGIREAECKKEMLDVKFLADTKIADSKRAFELQKAAFSEEVNIKTAEAQLAYELQSAREQQKIRQEEIEIEVVQRKKQIDVEEKEVIRMEKELIATVKRPAEAEAYCIQQIAEGEKVKQVLMAQAEAEKIRKIGEAEAFVIEAIGMAEAERMKLKAEALQQYGEAAQLALVLDALPEIAAKVAAPLSKVDEIVILSGESNNTTSEVNRLLAEIPASVRAITGVDLTKIPLIQKATGTQA; translated from the exons ATGACCGAGAAGGAGCTCCTGGCTGTGGCCTGTGAGCAATTCTTGGGGAAGAACGTGCAGGATGTGAAGAACGTGGTCCTTCAGACACTGGAGGGGCATCTGCGCTCCATCCTAG gTACCCTGACAGTGGAGCAGATCTACCAGGACAGGGATCAGTTTGCCAAGCTGGTGCGGGAAGTGGCAGCTCCTGACGTGGGTCGCATGGGTATTGAGATCCTGAGCTTCACCATCAAG GATGTCTATGATAAAGTGGATTACCTGAGCTCCCTGGGAAAGACTCAGACTGCAGCTGTCCGAAGGGATGCAGACATTGGCGTGGCAGAAGCGGAGCGAGATGCTGGCATTCGG gAGGCAGAGTGCAAGAAAGAAATGCTGGATGTTAAGTTCTTGGCTGATACCAAAATAGCAGATTCCAAACGGGCTTTTGAATTGCAGAAAGCTGCATTCAGTGAAGAGGTCAACATTAAG ACTGCTGAGGCTCAGCTGGCCTATGAGCTCCAGAGCGCCCGGGAGCAGCAGAAGATCCGCCAGGAGGAAATCGAAATCGAGGTGGTGCAGCGCAAGAAGCAGATCGATGTGGAAGAGAAGGAAGTCATCCGGATGGAGAAGGAGCTGATAGCCACCGTGAAGCGGCCGGCGGAGGCTGAAGCCTACTGTATCCAGCAGATTGCTGAGGGCGAGAA GGTGAAGCAAGTCCTCATGGCTCAGGCGGAGGCGGAAAAGATCCGCAAGATTGGAGAAGCAGAGGCTTTTGTGATTGAGGCCATTGGGATGGCGGAGGCGGAGAGGATGAAGCTGAAAGCTGAAGCGCTGCAGCAGTACGGAGAGGCTGCCCAGCTGGCTCTAGTGCTGGATGCACTGCCTGAG ATCGCTGCCAAAGTTGCTGCTCCCCTCTCCAAAGTGGACGAGATCGTTATTCTCAGTGGAGAGAGCAACAACACAACGTCGGAGGTGAACCGTCTGCTGGCTGAGATCCCCGCCTCCGTGCGTGCCATCACTGGTGTGGATCTCACAAAG ATTCCCCTGATCCAGAAAGCTACCGGGACCCAGGCATGA
- the FLOT2 gene encoding flotillin-2 isoform X7 — translation MYTEAGPGLGGALLTPKGTLTVEQIYQDRDQFAKLVREVAAPDVGRMGIEILSFTIKDVYDKVDYLSSLGKTQTAAVRRDADIGVAEAERDAGIREAECKKEMLDVKFLADTKIADSKRAFELQKAAFSEEVNIKTAEAQLAYELQSAREQQKIRQEEIEIEVVQRKKQIDVEEKEVIRMEKELIATVKRPAEAEAYCIQQIAEGEKVKQVLMAQAEAEKIRKIGEAEAFVIEAIGMAEAERMKLKAEALQQYGEAAQLALVLDALPEIAAKVAAPLSKVDEIVILSGESNNTTSEVNRLLAEIPASVRAITGVDLTKIPLIQKATGTQA, via the exons gTACCCTGACAGTGGAGCAGATCTACCAGGACAGGGATCAGTTTGCCAAGCTGGTGCGGGAAGTGGCAGCTCCTGACGTGGGTCGCATGGGTATTGAGATCCTGAGCTTCACCATCAAG GATGTCTATGATAAAGTGGATTACCTGAGCTCCCTGGGAAAGACTCAGACTGCAGCTGTCCGAAGGGATGCAGACATTGGCGTGGCAGAAGCGGAGCGAGATGCTGGCATTCGG gAGGCAGAGTGCAAGAAAGAAATGCTGGATGTTAAGTTCTTGGCTGATACCAAAATAGCAGATTCCAAACGGGCTTTTGAATTGCAGAAAGCTGCATTCAGTGAAGAGGTCAACATTAAG ACTGCTGAGGCTCAGCTGGCCTATGAGCTCCAGAGCGCCCGGGAGCAGCAGAAGATCCGCCAGGAGGAAATCGAAATCGAGGTGGTGCAGCGCAAGAAGCAGATCGATGTGGAAGAGAAGGAAGTCATCCGGATGGAGAAGGAGCTGATAGCCACCGTGAAGCGGCCGGCGGAGGCTGAAGCCTACTGTATCCAGCAGATTGCTGAGGGCGAGAA GGTGAAGCAAGTCCTCATGGCTCAGGCGGAGGCGGAAAAGATCCGCAAGATTGGAGAAGCAGAGGCTTTTGTGATTGAGGCCATTGGGATGGCGGAGGCGGAGAGGATGAAGCTGAAAGCTGAAGCGCTGCAGCAGTACGGAGAGGCTGCCCAGCTGGCTCTAGTGCTGGATGCACTGCCTGAG ATCGCTGCCAAAGTTGCTGCTCCCCTCTCCAAAGTGGACGAGATCGTTATTCTCAGTGGAGAGAGCAACAACACAACGTCGGAGGTGAACCGTCTGCTGGCTGAGATCCCCGCCTCCGTGCGTGCCATCACTGGTGTGGATCTCACAAAG ATTCCCCTGATCCAGAAAGCTACCGGGACCCAGGCATGA